The Thalassophryne amazonica chromosome 13, fThaAma1.1, whole genome shotgun sequence genome window below encodes:
- the msx3 gene encoding homeobox protein MSH-C: protein MRHWMNLYSCTTLLKWKNSKTAAAERSTPGIGCMAPQLCVMNPAQGSPGTSPNERTASAEPDQRLDLPPVGRYKTKRTELPFSVDSLISHRTPVKSFHSRPAEAECASPRSPYLSKPEAVDLSDQEHSPWCQTPYASPPRLSSPSPCNLRKHKNNRKPRTPFTTAQLLSLERKFRQKQYLSIAERAEFSSSLSLTETQVKIWFQNRRAKAKRLQEAELEKLKLAAKPLLPAFAFPLSLSAPMGAPHPYSALNGPRPALPIPGLFGGPYGMYYLSS from the exons atgcgGCATTGGATGAATCTTTACAGCTGCACGACTTTACTCAAGTGGAAAAACTCGAAAACAGCAGCAGCGGAGAGATCGACGCCGGGAATTGGTTGTATGGCACCTCAGCTGTGCGTAATGAATCCTGCGCAAGGATCACCAGGCACCTCTCCAAACGAGCGGACGGCCAGCGCGGAACCTGACCAGCGACTGGACCTGCCACCTGTTGGAAGATATAAAACCAAAAGGACAGAGCTTCCTTTCAGCGTGGATTCACTCATTTCGCACAGAACGCCGGTGAAAAGTTTTCACTCCCGTCCGGCGGAGGCCGAGTGTGCGTCACCGAGGAGTCCTTATCTCTCCAAACCAGAAGCGGTGGACCTCAGCGACCAGGAGCACAGCCCGTGGTGCCAAACTCCTTACGCCTCCCCTCCAA GACTCTCCAGCCCGTCCCCGTGCAACCTGCGGAAACACAAGAACAACAGAAAGCCCAGAACTCCTTTCACCACCGCCCAGCTCCTCTCTCTGGAACGCAAGTTCCGACAGAAACAGTACCTCTCCATCGCCGAAAGAGCGGAATTCTCCAGCTCCCTCAGCCTCACGGAGACCCAGGTCAAGATTTGGTTCCAGAACCGCCGCGCCAAAGCGAAGAGACTTCAGGAGGccgagctggagaagctgaaacTGGCTGCAAAGCCGCTGCTGCCGGCCTTCGCCTTTCCGCTGAGCCTCAGCGCACCCATGGGCGCGCCGCACCCTTACAGCGCCCTGAACGGACCGCGGCCCGCCTTACCCATACCGGGACTATTCGGCGGACCATATGGGATGTACTACTTGTCTTCGTAA